CACCACGAACACATGGATCACCCCATGGATAGCGTCATCGCCAAACACGACTTCAACGATGGCGACGAAGTGCCGGGAGCATTCATCGCGGTCGGACCGGGCATCAAGAAAGGCTTCCAGTTGCAGGGTCTGCCGGTCAGCGCCTTCGACATCGCGCCTACGCTGCTGCACCTGTATGGGATTCCGCAGCCAAAGCAGATGAAAGGCCGCGTGCTCACGGAAATCTTCGAGGACGGCACCAAGGTCGCGGAAGCTGCCGCCAAGACAGAACACGCCCACTAGACCAGAGCAGTCCGATCGGAACCAGGCGCCCGTTTTTCAGGGCGCCTGATTTTCTTTGAGCAGGGATGCGGCCTGCGCTTCCGCGCGCTTTGCTTCTTCCACTCGTCCCAGACCGCGATACGATTCGGCCAACAGGCGGTAGACGTCGGCGGTCGGCGCTTCCCCCTGCGAGGCCCGTTCCAGCTGGCTGGCTGCGTCGGCATACCGCTTCTCAGCCAGGAACATGCGCGCCAACTCGACGCGGGCCGCGGCGGCTTTAGGACGCAACAGCGTCGCAGCCTCGAACTGATCGCGGGCGGCAGCGGCATCCCCCAGGCGCGCATAGACGCGTCCCAGGAGCACGCGGGCATCGTATTGGCCGGGAGCAAGTCGCAGGGCCTCGTTCAAAGCGTCGCGGGCGCCGGCCAGGTCGTTCAGCTTTTCGAGCGCCTGGCCGTGGTACCAGGCTGCCGCGGCGTCGTTGGACCGCAAGGCGCGGGCTCGTGCCAGGTGCTGCGCCGCCTTGGCGTAATCACCCTGCGCCAACTCGATCTGGCCCAGTTGCAGGAAGGCGACGGCGGACGTCTCATCCAGCGCGATGGCCTTCTCCAGGGCGGCCCGGGCGACGTCGGGTCGCCCGCCCTCGTCGGCCATCAAGGCGCGATGCAGCAGATTCTGCAACTCGATCTTGTCCTTAGGATCAGGCAGCAGCGATGGCTCGGGCACGTTGGTCTGGCCAGGATCGCTGCCCAGGTATCCCAGCGCCTTCAGGTGCTCCAGCGTCTCCTGAGGAACCTTCCCCGCGCTCCCTGGTTCGGCGCCGGCGCGGAACTCCGCCAGCAGCGCGCGGGCCGCCTGCACCTGGGGATTCCAGGGCTCGTATCCATTGCGTGTTTCGCCCGGGTCGGCCACAAGGTCGTAGAACTCAGGACGGGGAGCCTCGATGAACTTCGAGTTCTCCCAGCGCACAGATCGCAGCGGCGCCCAGCCGAAACGCAGCGGATAGTCGGTTTCTCCAATGGCCGGGATCTCCGGCAGAGACTCTCCCTTCAGCGAGGGTGTGAGCGAGCGACCCTGCAGCTCCTTGGGTATGGGCAACTGCAACTGCGCAAGGACGGTCGGCAGGATGTCGATGGTGCGCACCTGATTGTTGTTGACCGTGCCCGCGCGGGCGGCGCCCGGCAGCTTCACGATCAGAGGCACGTGCAGGGTGGAATCGTAGAGGAAGATGCCGTGCGTCTCCTCGCCGTGCTCGCCCAGACCTTCGCCGTGGTCACCTACGACGACGACCAGCGACGAGCGGTACCGCGCCTGGCGGTCCAGATAGGTCAAGAGCCGGCCCAGCGCAGCATCCGCATAGGCTATCTCGCCGTCGTAGGGGGAGTTCTTGTATAGCTGGTCGTAAGGCGCGGGGGGCTCGTAGGGATCGTGTGGGTCGAAGAGATGCACCCACAGGAATCGTGGACCGCTGCGGTTCCGTCCCATCCACTCGATGGCCCTCTCGACCACATCCATGCCCCGGCGCTCCACCCTGCCCCAGCGCGGCGCGGATTTGGGCAGGTTGGGGAAGTTGTCATAGAAGTCGAAGCCGCGGTCCAGTCCGGGCGCCAGCGAGGAGCTGTCCAGAATCACGGCTCCGATGAAGGCCGCGGTCCTGTAGCCGCGCTGCTTGAGCATCTGCGCCCAGGTGGCGTGCGCAGCGCCGAGCGGCACGCCGAAGTCGGTCACGCCGTGGGTGCTGGGCAGAAGTCCAGTGAGAATGCTGGCGTGTGAGGTATTGGTAATCGGGCTGGGAGTGAAGGCCTGGGAGAAGCGGATGCCGTCACGGCACAGGCGATCGAGAGCCGGAGTCTGCGCCCGGCCGTAGCCGTAGCAGCCGACGTGGTCGGCGCGCAGCGTGTCGATGGTGATCAGGACGACGTCGGGCTGCGTTTGCGCCGCGGTGTAGGGGGTCGTCGCCAGCACCCACAGAAAGAAAAAAAGGAAGCCACGCAATCGCATCGCAGGCCAGACTAGCATAGCGCCAAGCTGTGACGAAACCGGCGGCCGGTCGTGCGGCCGCGCGATATAATGTCAGTTGTCTGCGCGCGGCCCGAATGTGTTCGTCGGACGCACGCACCTTGACCCTTGATGTCCGTGTCGAATCCCAGGATCCCACACCTCCGAAGCTTGGCATTCGTGTGCATGCTGCTGGCGGCAACCGCCCCGTCGGGGTGGGCCCAGGCGGCGCGCCGGCCGGCGCGTTCCGTCGCGCCCAACGTCGTCCTGATCACCATCGATACGCTGCGTCCCGACCACTTGAGCTGCTACGGCTATGAACGGCTCCGCACCCCCAATATCGACGCCTTGGTCGCCGACGGAGTGCTGTTTGAAAAAGCCTACACGGCGGTTCCTATCACGCTGCCGTCGCATGGCTCGTTGCTGACCGGCACCTATCCCATGTACACCGGGCTGCACGACTTCAGCGGCAATCGCTTAAATCCGCAGCAGCCCACCCTGGCCACCGTGCTGCGTCGTCGCGGGTACGCCACCGGCGCGGTGGTAGGGGCGGCGGTGCTGGATTCGCGCTTCGGGCTGGATTCCGGCTTCGATTTCTACTACGACAATTTCGATTTCAATCGCATGCTGGAGACCAACCTGGACGCCATGGAGCGTCCCGGCAACGTGGTGGCCGACGAGGCCCTGGCCTGGCTGCGCAAGAACGCTCACCGGCGCTTCCTGCTGTGGATGCACCTCTACGACCCGCATCATCCCTACAACCCGCCCGCTCCCTATGACCAGCAGTACAAGGACTCCCCTTACGACGGTGAAATCGCCTTTGCGGATGCGCAGGTGGGACGGCTCATCTCCTACCTGAAGCAGCAGGGACTTTATGGACGCACGCTGATTGTGCTCGCCGGGGATCATGGCGAAGGACTGGGAGAGCACGGCGAGAAGACGCACGGGTTTTTCATCTACAACACCACCATGCACGTGCCGCTGATCGTCAAGCCTGCCGGCCGCGATGCCACGGCGCCGAAACGCATTGCGGAGCCTGTGAACCTGGTGGACGTGCTGCCCACCACGCTCGAACTGCTGAAGCTGCCCGTGCCCGCTGAAGTCCAGGGGCGGAGCCTGCTGCCGCTGTTTCAAGGCAAGTCGAGCGAGCGCACAAGCCATTTGTATGGAGAGTCCTTCCTGCCGCGCCTGCATTTCAATTGGAGCGAGTTGCGCGGCATCCAGGTGGAGAACTATCACTTCATCGACGCGCCCAAGCCGGAGCTGTACGACCTGTCCGCCGATCCCGGCGAGCGCACGAACCTGTTCGAGCAGAAGCCCGCAGTGGCCAGCGAACTCCAGAAGAAACTGGCCGACGTGATCCGGAACTATTCGGCGGGTAAAGAGATGGCGGAAAAGACCGGACTGGACCCCTCGATGGCCGAGCGGCTTCAAGCCTTGGGCTACGCAGCTTTTTCCGGCGGCGGCAACCCCACCATCAGCAACCGCGAGCTGCCGGACCCGAAAGACCGCATCCAGATGTACGAACTGGTTTCGGAGGCGCTCAATCTGAGCCAGCGTGGACGCTACGACGAATCCATTGCCAACCTGAAGGCGGCCGTGGAGATCGAGCCGACTTCGGTCCCGACCCACTACCTGCTAGGGCTGAACTACTATCGCAAGCAGGAGTGGGCCAATGCCGCGCAGGAGTTCGAGCTGGTGCTGAAATCCAGCCCTGATTACACACTCGCGGTCTTCAACCTCGGCCTGGCCAAGGCGCGGCTGGGAGAGCGGGAAGAAGCGTCTCGACTGCTGCGCCGCACACTCGAGCTCGATCCCAACAATTTCACCGCCGCTTTTGACCTGGGTGCGTTGCTGATCCAAATGGGGCGCGCGGAGGAGAGCCTGGAAGCCTTCCGCCAGACACTCAAGATCCTGCCCACTTTCGGACCGGCTCACCGCGCCATCGGCGAGGTCCTCCTCTATCAGGGCAAGCCGGATGAGGCACTGCCAGCTCTGCGCACCGCCCTTCGCTACATGCCCAACAATTCAGCGGTTCGCGTTTCCATCGCCAAGGCCCTGCAGATGAAGGGCCTGCACGAGCAAGCGGAAGAGGAACTGCGCAAGGCGCGGGCAGGTAATTCTTCGCAATGAGGCAGAACACGGCCAACTTCTCGCTCGATGGCATCAGGAGTATGGCGGCAGCAGTCTTCGCGGTCCTGCTGGCGCTGCCGGCAATGGCCCAGCCGCCGGCGAAGCGCGTTTCGCGCCTGCCTGCCCGGCCCAACGTGCTGCTCATTACGGTGGACACGTTGCGCGCAGATCGCATCGGCGCCTACGGCGCTACCAACGTCTTCACGCCCGCCGTCGATGCGCTGGCCAAAGACGGCATTCTGTTCGAGCGCGCCCTTGCGCAGGTGCCGCTCACGCTTCCTTCCCACGCCGGCATTCTCACCGGCATGTATCCGTTCTCGAACGGAGTGCAGGACTTCACCGGGCAGCCGCTGGGACCGCAGTTCCGCACTATCGCCCAGAGCCTGAAGCAGAACGGCTATGCCACCGGCGCCATCGTCAGCTCGTTCGTTCTGGACCGGAGCTGGGGGCTCTCACGCGGCTTTGATTTTTACTTCGACATGTTCGCCGGCACCAGCTTCCTGACCCATGACCTGGCGCTGGTGGAACGCAAAGGCGACCGCTCGACCGACCGCGCCCTGGAATGGCTGGGCAAGAACGCAGCCCGGCCCTTCTTCCTGTGGCTGCACCTCTACGATCCCCACAGCCCGTACGATCCGCCGGAACCGTTCCGCAGCCAGTACGCCGGCCGTGCTTACGACGGCGAGGTGGCGTTCGCCGATGCTCAGGTGGGTCGGGTGATGGAGTGGCTGAAGAAGCGCCGCCTCTATGACAACACGCTCATCATCCTGGCGGCCGATCACGGCGAGTCGCTGGGCGAACACGGAGAGAACGAGCACGGCTTCTTTATCTACAACTCCACCGTGCATGTGCCGCTCATCGTCAAGCCGCCGGCGCGCCCGACTAGAAGTGAGCGGCGGATCAAACGGCCGGTAGAGATCCTGGCGATTGCGCCCACCATCGTGGGTATGCTGGGCATCCGCGACGAGATCCAGAAGCAGTTCCAGGCCCCGAGCCTGCTGGAACCCACTTCCGACGATCGCCCGGCTTATAGCGAGACCTTCTACCCTTTCAGCTCATTCGGCTGGAGTCCGCTGCGCAGCCTGCAGACCGAGCGCTACCAGTACATCGATGCGCCCAAGCCGGAGTTGTATGACCTGGTTACGGATCCCGGGCAGAAGGAAAACCTGGTCGGGCGGCAAGCCGCCGTGGCTGCCGTGCTCAAACAGAAGCTGGCAGAATTGCAGCGCCGCTTCCCTGCCCCGACCCAGCAGCCCGGCGCGGGCGGCCTGGACGCGGAGACGATCGAGAAGCTGGGCGCGCTCGGTTACGTCGGCTTCCGAACGTCAGTCACGGCAGAACAACTTGCCGCAGGCCTGGCCGATCCCAAGGATCGAGTGTGGGAGTTCAACACCATCCTGCGCGCCATTGACCTGGCGCAATTGAAAGAATTCGAGAAGAGCCGCCTGCTGCTGGAGCAGGTTCGGGAAAAGGAACCCAACATGTACGTCATCCCGTTCATGCTGGGCGAAGCAGCCTTACAGCAGGAGGACTGGGTGACCGCTGCCCGTGAACTCCAGCGCTGCCTGGAGCTGAATCCTAACTTCGACCAGGCGATGACGGCGGTGGCGCGCGCCCTGCATGCTCTCAATCAGACCCAGGAAGGCACGAAGTGGCTCGACAAGGCGCTCAAGCTCAATCCTCAGAACACACGCGCCTTATACCAGCTCGGCTGGATGCAGTTGAAAGACGATCCCGACGCGGCCGCCAGGTCGTTTCAGAAAGTGATTGATATCCAGCCCCATTTCGCATTGGCACGCCGCGACCTGGGCATCCTGCGCATCCGCCAGCAGCGGTATGTAGAAGCAGCGCAGCATCTCGCTGAGGCCTACAGATTGGGGCTGAACGATTACCGCCTGCTGAATTTTTTGGGCATTGCCTACGGGCAAACCGGACAAACCCGAAAGGCGGTCGGAGTCTATAGGACCGCCATCCGGGAGAAGCCGGATTTCGCCGAAGCCCATCTGAACCTGGCCGCAGCGCTGGAAAGGCTCAAGCAAACGCAGGCGGCGCGGGCGGAATATGAAGAGGCCTGCCGGCTGGAATCGAAGTTCTGCCAGTACGTACCGCGCTAACGACAGGCCTGCTACTGGCTGGGTGGTTTCCCGGCTGCTCCTTCCAGCCGAGCCAGCACCTGTCTCGCCCGGGGCGCCAACGCATCCTCAGGGAATACCTCCAAAAACACCTTCAACTCATTGATAGCCTCAGCTTTGCGCTTCTGGCGGAGGTAGACGTTGACCATCTCAAGGTGCGGCCGTGACTGAAGGGGATCGAGGCGTAAGGACTCGCGCAATTCACGCTCCGCATCCATCATCCGGCCCATGCGCGAGTACACCGACCCCAGTAGAAAGTGGCCGAATGGATGATTGGGCTGCTTCTTAAGGCCTTCCTCCACCATAGGAAGTGCCTCCGTTAGCCGTCCCGTTAGCAAGAACACGTTGCCGAGGTTCAAGTAACCGGCGGCATCGGTCTGATTCAGACGTATGACTTCCTCGAACTGCTCCTGTGCGCCGGCAAACTCGCCCTTCCCGGTGAGCAGTGAGCCCAGATTATTCCGCGCGAAGTAAAAATCCGGCGCCATCCGCACGACCTTTTCGTAGCGCTCCATGGCCTCATCGGTCTTGCCACGCTGCTCGGCACGTAACCCACGCTCGTATTCCTTGCGTACGTCCTTGGGATAGCGATTGAGGAATTCGGCCACATTGACGACGTTGGGATTGGCACCGACAATGCCCGCTGCCACCGGCTCTTCTCGCGTCGCCAACGGCTGCAGTGTAAGAAACACGGACGTGTTCTGTCGTACTGCGGGCATGACGATTACCCGTTCTTCGATGCGCCGATACCCCTCTTCATCAATGACCAGAATGTACGGGTTGGCGGGAAGATTCTGAAAGACAAAGCGCCCGCTGTCGTCGGTGTAGATGGAATCGACTTGAATACCGCGCGTATAGAGGCTCACCCTGATGCGTTGCGGGGGCAGGTCGCCACGCGCCATCCGAAGCTCGCCTAGGATGTTCGCAGTGTCAGTCTGTTGGGCGATCAGCACGGTCGGGCAGATCAGCGCAGTAAGCAGAAGAACTACGCCGGCGTGCCGCTGTCCTAACGGACCAGGCATCGCACCTCACCGAAAGGGGAATGGGGCGTGACCCATGCGGGTCACGCCCCAAGTCTAGCACCGCTCAACTAGAAGGTCAGCTTCAAGCCGAACTGCAGGTTGCGCGGGTTAAACGTACCGCCGGACTTACCGAAGTTCGCCCTGCGGATCTCGTTGTTACCGGCACCCTGGGCGCCGGGAAGCTGGAAGTTTGTCCGGTTGAAGGCGTTGAAGAACTCGGCGCGGAACTGCAGCCCCACCCGCTCCGTGATCTTGAAGTTCTTGAACACCGAGGGATCCCAAACCCACAGGTTCGGGCCTACGAACGTGTTGCGACCCAGATTCCCCGGGCTGCCAAGAGGCGGAGCAGAGAACACCGAGCCTGTGGGGAATCGCCACTGCGCGGCGCCGAAGCCGTTGGCCCACATATTGTGGGTAGCGGAATCGAACGACGGGAAGATGGAATTCGGCCGCTCGTTGGCCTCTGCGTCCCGGTTAAAGTCACACGCACCGCGGCTGCTGCAGAACGGACTCCAGTGAGCGCCGGTCTGGTAGCTCATGATGCCGTTGAGCTGCCATCCACCGAACACCGCCTCGACGAATCCGCCGCGCCCCTTGAAGAAGGGCATCTCCCACACATAGTGGAAGACGATGCGGTGCCGGATGTCGAAGATCGAGTTGCCGCGATCCAAATCCGGCAGCGTCATGTCGGTGGTGTAGCCTTCACCCGCGGCTGCACCGTTGGCGCTGGTGGCGCCACTGTGCCAGGTCGAACCACCATCGAGCGAGTGGCTCCAGGTGTAATTGAAGGTGAAGGTCAGGCCCTTGGACATCTGTTTGCGCAGCGAGGCCTGCAAAGCGTTATAGGCAGAACTCACCGAGTTTCGCCAGTTGCGCAGACGTCCATAGTTGGGGTTGAGCCGGCCACCCGTACCGGTTAGTGTACGGCCGAAGATATCGACCACCGTCGTACCAGGAGCCAGGGCACTTCCCGGAACGCGGTTGATCTGCTCGGCGCGGAACAGCTTGGTTCCCTTGGTGCCGACGTAGTTCACCTCAAGCACCCACTTGGGAGCCAGCTCCCGCTGGATGCCGAAGAACCAGTTCTGCACGTAGGGATCGCGGATGCCTTCCGGCAGAACAATTCCGGTCAGGAAGCCCAGGTTCGGATTGGTAGGATTCCAGGCCTGGATGTTGCCCACGGCGGTTGCGTCACCCGGGTTACCCTGGAAGTTGTTCGGGTCTGCGTCGCCGGTATAGGAAGGAGCCACCGCACACTGCGGGCAGGTACCGCCACCGGTCTGAGGACCGTACGGGGCTTCGGGTCCTCCTCCCGTGTCAGCCGTGAACGCGAGGTTGAACGAATAGTACGGCAGGTTCCAGCGGGAGTTGGAGAGCGGGTTGTACAGCGTGCCCTCGTAGGAGATGCCGTAGCCGCCGCGCAGGGAGGTCTTGCCGTCGCCGAACACGTCCCAGGCGAAGCCGACGCGCGGACCCCAGTTATTGTGGTCGCCCGCACCCAGCGAGTCCGCCGGAGAGAAACCGCCCGGACCGCAGACCCCGGCCAACTGCGCAAACGGGATCTGGGTAACAGGGTCGTCGCACCCAGGAGAGCCCGCAGGGATGTTGGCATCGCGGATCTGTCCGGCATGCGTGGTGACGTCATCCACCAGGTTATTGCCCGGTCCGAGCAGGAACGTGGTTTCGAGTTCGTTCAACTCGTTATGACGCGCATACAAGTCGTAACGGATACCCAGATTCAGGGTCAGGTTACGGGTCACCTTCCAGTCATCCTGGAAGTAGAACCCATACTCCCAGTTGCGCCAGTGCCGGATGTTGCTGGAAAGGTGCGCTGGGTTGCCGGAGACGATTCCTGGGTCTACACCAGCCACGATTCCGTACGGAGCATCCACAGCGAAGTGCAACGGGTCGATGAAGTAGTACGACGGCCGACCGACGTTGAACTCGCTGTTCTCGATGTTGCGGCGGATGTCCGCACCGATCTTCAGACTGTGGTTCCCCTTGGTGATGGAAACCATGTCGGCGTAGCTGTAGATGTGCTCCTTGAAGAACTGCGGGTAGCCGTTGTAGGAGCCGAAGCCCATCGTGCCATCTGTGATGTAGATGGAAGGCACACCGGGAATGCCAGCGACGTAACGCGAGTAGCTGCCCGCGTACCCGAAGCGAAATTCGTTCAGGATGGTGGGGCT
This genomic stretch from Terriglobales bacterium harbors:
- a CDS encoding sulfatase-like hydrolase/transferase is translated as MRLRGFLFFFLWVLATTPYTAAQTQPDVVLITIDTLRADHVGCYGYGRAQTPALDRLCRDGIRFSQAFTPSPITNTSHASILTGLLPSTHGVTDFGVPLGAAHATWAQMLKQRGYRTAAFIGAVILDSSSLAPGLDRGFDFYDNFPNLPKSAPRWGRVERRGMDVVERAIEWMGRNRSGPRFLWVHLFDPHDPYEPPAPYDQLYKNSPYDGEIAYADAALGRLLTYLDRQARYRSSLVVVVGDHGEGLGEHGEETHGIFLYDSTLHVPLIVKLPGAARAGTVNNNQVRTIDILPTVLAQLQLPIPKELQGRSLTPSLKGESLPEIPAIGETDYPLRFGWAPLRSVRWENSKFIEAPRPEFYDLVADPGETRNGYEPWNPQVQAARALLAEFRAGAEPGSAGKVPQETLEHLKALGYLGSDPGQTNVPEPSLLPDPKDKIELQNLLHRALMADEGGRPDVARAALEKAIALDETSAVAFLQLGQIELAQGDYAKAAQHLARARALRSNDAAAAWYHGQALEKLNDLAGARDALNEALRLAPGQYDARVLLGRVYARLGDAAAARDQFEAATLLRPKAAAARVELARMFLAEKRYADAASQLERASQGEAPTADVYRLLAESYRGLGRVEEAKRAEAQAASLLKENQAP
- a CDS encoding sulfatase-like hydrolase/transferase, which translates into the protein MCMLLAATAPSGWAQAARRPARSVAPNVVLITIDTLRPDHLSCYGYERLRTPNIDALVADGVLFEKAYTAVPITLPSHGSLLTGTYPMYTGLHDFSGNRLNPQQPTLATVLRRRGYATGAVVGAAVLDSRFGLDSGFDFYYDNFDFNRMLETNLDAMERPGNVVADEALAWLRKNAHRRFLLWMHLYDPHHPYNPPAPYDQQYKDSPYDGEIAFADAQVGRLISYLKQQGLYGRTLIVLAGDHGEGLGEHGEKTHGFFIYNTTMHVPLIVKPAGRDATAPKRIAEPVNLVDVLPTTLELLKLPVPAEVQGRSLLPLFQGKSSERTSHLYGESFLPRLHFNWSELRGIQVENYHFIDAPKPELYDLSADPGERTNLFEQKPAVASELQKKLADVIRNYSAGKEMAEKTGLDPSMAERLQALGYAAFSGGGNPTISNRELPDPKDRIQMYELVSEALNLSQRGRYDESIANLKAAVEIEPTSVPTHYLLGLNYYRKQEWANAAQEFELVLKSSPDYTLAVFNLGLAKARLGEREEASRLLRRTLELDPNNFTAAFDLGALLIQMGRAEESLEAFRQTLKILPTFGPAHRAIGEVLLYQGKPDEALPALRTALRYMPNNSAVRVSIAKALQMKGLHEQAEEELRKARAGNSSQ
- a CDS encoding sulfatase-like hydrolase/transferase; this translates as MRQNTANFSLDGIRSMAAAVFAVLLALPAMAQPPAKRVSRLPARPNVLLITVDTLRADRIGAYGATNVFTPAVDALAKDGILFERALAQVPLTLPSHAGILTGMYPFSNGVQDFTGQPLGPQFRTIAQSLKQNGYATGAIVSSFVLDRSWGLSRGFDFYFDMFAGTSFLTHDLALVERKGDRSTDRALEWLGKNAARPFFLWLHLYDPHSPYDPPEPFRSQYAGRAYDGEVAFADAQVGRVMEWLKKRRLYDNTLIILAADHGESLGEHGENEHGFFIYNSTVHVPLIVKPPARPTRSERRIKRPVEILAIAPTIVGMLGIRDEIQKQFQAPSLLEPTSDDRPAYSETFYPFSSFGWSPLRSLQTERYQYIDAPKPELYDLVTDPGQKENLVGRQAAVAAVLKQKLAELQRRFPAPTQQPGAGGLDAETIEKLGALGYVGFRTSVTAEQLAAGLADPKDRVWEFNTILRAIDLAQLKEFEKSRLLLEQVREKEPNMYVIPFMLGEAALQQEDWVTAARELQRCLELNPNFDQAMTAVARALHALNQTQEGTKWLDKALKLNPQNTRALYQLGWMQLKDDPDAAARSFQKVIDIQPHFALARRDLGILRIRQQRYVEAAQHLAEAYRLGLNDYRLLNFLGIAYGQTGQTRKAVGVYRTAIREKPDFAEAHLNLAAALERLKQTQAARAEYEEACRLESKFCQYVPR
- a CDS encoding tetratricopeptide repeat protein; this encodes MARGDLPPQRIRVSLYTRGIQVDSIYTDDSGRFVFQNLPANPYILVIDEEGYRRIEERVIVMPAVRQNTSVFLTLQPLATREEPVAAGIVGANPNVVNVAEFLNRYPKDVRKEYERGLRAEQRGKTDEAMERYEKVVRMAPDFYFARNNLGSLLTGKGEFAGAQEQFEEVIRLNQTDAAGYLNLGNVFLLTGRLTEALPMVEEGLKKQPNHPFGHFLLGSVYSRMGRMMDAERELRESLRLDPLQSRPHLEMVNVYLRQKRKAEAINELKVFLEVFPEDALAPRARQVLARLEGAAGKPPSQ
- a CDS encoding carboxypeptidase-like regulatory domain-containing protein — encoded protein: MRMHKGVRFSLVLVAVLTFATAAVAQVQNGQITGTVTDPTGAALPNAKVTATNVGTGLTTTAETSNTGSYLIRELQIGTYKVTVEAAGFKTSSKTGVEVNAGVTYRLDIKLEVGGATEVVEVTEEAAPVNTVDSKLAATVGSTQIQNLPLNGRNVFQLLQLAPGAVNVDSVVTENGEDAVVNGTRLNFNGFLINGVSNKGLSGGAINRPIEDTVAEFQLLTLNNSAQYGNSAGSVTNLVTKSGTNAFHGSAWWFVRNDVFDAKPFFASEAGDPAAPCNQGGDAPNFLKCPLRFNQFGGTFGGPILKDKLFFFLSYQGNRFRTFSNPVPVTLEGPEFRSAVLSTFGPGTAGGGANGSVSALLYGDFLPFAQGNPIGSFNDLVGDGYFGLCPDFTGNAVTSANIANLIGVTAADQTALAAAGCTTIPAIQAPLGSFSRTANYLYEGLNIAPSRLQANLRDGNEYSARIDWNVGTNDRIFAQFAYGQQNDILGGTTGGRGFTNPTRFTFPNGQFNYIHTFSPTILNEFRFGYAGSYSRYVAGIPGVPSIYITDGTMGFGSYNGYPQFFKEHIYSYADMVSITKGNHSLKIGADIRRNIENSEFNVGRPSYYFIDPLHFAVDAPYGIVAGVDPGIVSGNPAHLSSNIRHWRNWEYGFYFQDDWKVTRNLTLNLGIRYDLYARHNELNELETTFLLGPGNNLVDDVTTHAGQIRDANIPAGSPGCDDPVTQIPFAQLAGVCGPGGFSPADSLGAGDHNNWGPRVGFAWDVFGDGKTSLRGGYGISYEGTLYNPLSNSRWNLPYYSFNLAFTADTGGGPEAPYGPQTGGGTCPQCAVAPSYTGDADPNNFQGNPGDATAVGNIQAWNPTNPNLGFLTGIVLPEGIRDPYVQNWFFGIQRELAPKWVLEVNYVGTKGTKLFRAEQINRVPGSALAPGTTVVDIFGRTLTGTGGRLNPNYGRLRNWRNSVSSAYNALQASLRKQMSKGLTFTFNYTWSHSLDGGSTWHSGATSANGAAAGEGYTTDMTLPDLDRGNSIFDIRHRIVFHYVWEMPFFKGRGGFVEAVFGGWQLNGIMSYQTGAHWSPFCSSRGACDFNRDAEANERPNSIFPSFDSATHNMWANGFGAAQWRFPTGSVFSAPPLGSPGNLGRNTFVGPNLWVWDPSVFKNFKITERVGLQFRAEFFNAFNRTNFQLPGAQGAGNNEIRRANFGKSGGTFNPRNLQFGLKLTF